A portion of the Stella humosa genome contains these proteins:
- a CDS encoding NAD(P)H-quinone oxidoreductase, with protein sequence MANLPPTMRAVEIVRPGGPEVLVATTRPTPQPGPGEVLVRVQAAGINRPDVLQRKGGYAPPPGASDLPGLEIAGTVAAVGADAGRWQPGDAVCALVSGGGYAEYCVAPAPQCLPIPAGLTMVEAGGVPETFFTVWTNVVERGRLQAGERLLVHGGSSGIGTTAIQMAKALGATVYVTAGSAEKCAACVGLGADLAIDHGREDFVARVQEATGGAGVDLILDMVGGDYTQRNLEALAVEGRLVQIAFLRGAKVELNLEPIMRKRLTLTGSTLRPRTVAQKGAIAAALEQRLWPMLAAGRLKPPIFRTFPLDQAAAAHALMESSTHIGKIVLEV encoded by the coding sequence ATGGCCAATCTGCCCCCGACCATGCGCGCCGTGGAGATCGTCCGTCCCGGTGGCCCCGAGGTGCTCGTCGCCACCACCCGGCCGACCCCGCAACCCGGCCCGGGCGAAGTGCTGGTGCGCGTCCAGGCCGCCGGGATCAACCGGCCCGACGTGCTGCAGCGCAAGGGCGGATACGCCCCGCCGCCCGGTGCATCCGACCTGCCGGGCCTGGAGATCGCCGGCACCGTGGCCGCGGTCGGCGCCGATGCCGGGCGCTGGCAGCCGGGCGATGCGGTCTGCGCCCTGGTGTCGGGCGGCGGCTATGCCGAATATTGCGTGGCACCGGCGCCGCAGTGCCTGCCCATCCCCGCCGGCCTGACGATGGTCGAGGCGGGCGGGGTGCCGGAGACCTTCTTCACCGTCTGGACCAACGTCGTCGAGCGCGGGCGGCTGCAGGCGGGCGAGCGGCTGCTGGTCCATGGCGGGTCCAGCGGCATCGGCACGACCGCCATCCAGATGGCCAAGGCCTTGGGGGCCACGGTCTATGTGACGGCCGGGAGCGCCGAGAAGTGCGCGGCCTGCGTCGGCCTGGGCGCCGACCTCGCGATCGATCACGGCCGGGAAGACTTCGTGGCCCGGGTTCAAGAGGCGACCGGCGGCGCTGGTGTCGACCTCATTCTCGACATGGTCGGCGGCGACTACACCCAGCGCAACCTGGAGGCGCTGGCGGTCGAGGGCCGGCTGGTGCAGATCGCCTTCCTGCGCGGCGCCAAGGTCGAACTGAACCTGGAACCGATCATGCGCAAGCGCCTGACGCTGACGGGATCGACGCTGCGACCGCGCACCGTCGCCCAGAAGGGCGCCATCGCGGCGGCCCTGGAACAGCGGCTGTGGCCGATGCTGGCGGCTGGCCGGTTGAAGCCGCCGATCTTCCGCACCTTTCCGCTCGACCAAGCCGCGGCCGCCCATGCGCTGATGGAATCCAGCACGCATATCGGCAAGATCGTCCTGGAAGTCTGA
- a CDS encoding rhamnan synthesis F family protein: MRQEPEAGRPPFDEDHYRRQLPPGEAGGDAWAHYCATGWRRGLDPHPLFSSRHYLARAPGAAESGLDPLTHYLRVGAAAGRSFHPAFDIVRYRDLLPPGETAADPLLHYLIHGAGRGLSPCDFFDPEYYLQGAGPEAASDPLSHYLSVGWRRGLAFHPLFAPDWYMAQPGAGRHSPIPLVDFLLTPVGAKRIPHPFVEPGQARPDMLDRLLDGGAERSAPAINRLRSDGWFRRDGGSRRGYLAARPRHRAAGRRRVVFVGHEASRSGAPLILLRLIEHAVATGLLEPFVILVKGGALLDAYAATAHVLLAEPGEAPGEMVRYLLDRLADEPPAAGLVNTIARPDFLPVLARAGLPPHVMVYEPPDMAPANDVRVVALHAHRLVFASHDTAARFARLAPNAKGTSVALHAGSTAPTLRGLSRPDEPAELIVLGCGVLSWRKGIDWFVAVARKVLALLPVDTPVRFRWVGPSQQRHHEGVDLWAVYDAEAFGVGHRVEFAGPVEDMAGHYAEAAIFLCTSRADAFPGVVLEAMDAGLPVIAFDGSGGAPEALAEGAGIIVPYGDIDAMAAAAAALLRSSTARREMGARAADRIARSYRFADYTAAVLRPILPAIRAEQMAGVAIAGMNAGMNDTGATPATAPVPAVAAKPAPRLDPLRATVLVVVDGRDSESAILALNLAGVLRQSRNVVLAICAARALAVTGRLAAHVVALLDLAQMRNPGGLKIEFDRLADEHRVVRAILVGTLPPAIAITLAARFVPAVHVPARALGNGPDREMALWSQAVVATTPAIADSVAAMFPERTARDRPCWPVGRSRIWTGSVAGRRAAVERLQAALGGGGGEGRPLTVLGAGPPTLEGGFDRFMDCAARLAEHANIRFLWICDPGSTDSAEWQATRRRLAEDARYRRLVPWGETPSLDPVYPLAGIFLATGGGDRIPTAVAGAMEHRLPVVAFRDGGALAALLAGNGWLVDEFDAAAAAAVIARLAGAVAERTAAGQAAELLARTFLPMVEWVAQVDRLAIERATDAAREQADVATILADPEFDHGEFAGPDRDAGERAFSVLTHVRHWSAGFCPRRPAPGVHPGVLRENGGHGSGDPFAGHIRAGKPAGPGRREVIGPDAQPGVETGMRAALHIHLFHTDLGPDLLRRLAVNRHRCDLILTTDTPAKAREIAWSLGAMENGRARVVVVPNRGRDLGAFLTGVGGGMLAGYDVVGHLHGKKARHQSDSQTERWRERLFQSLLGEVHPMMDAILARFAADPRLGLVHPDDPHLIGWDERPPNAPTSPLRSNRHWAGMLAPRLGLDRLPAFFDFPVGSMFWARRAALQPLFDLDLGWQDYPDEPVDRDGTVLHAIERLFGIVAERAGYRVAVSHVPGFTR; the protein is encoded by the coding sequence GTGCGACAGGAACCCGAGGCCGGCCGACCGCCGTTCGACGAAGACCATTACCGGCGGCAGCTACCGCCGGGCGAGGCCGGCGGCGACGCCTGGGCGCACTACTGCGCGACTGGCTGGCGGCGCGGGCTCGACCCGCATCCGCTGTTCAGCAGCCGCCACTATCTGGCGCGGGCGCCCGGGGCGGCCGAAAGCGGGCTCGACCCGTTGACCCACTATCTGCGGGTCGGCGCCGCGGCCGGCCGGTCGTTCCATCCGGCCTTCGACATCGTCCGCTATCGCGACCTGCTGCCGCCGGGCGAGACGGCGGCCGACCCGTTGCTCCACTACCTGATCCACGGCGCCGGACGCGGCCTCAGCCCGTGCGATTTCTTCGACCCCGAATATTATCTCCAGGGCGCCGGACCGGAGGCCGCCAGCGATCCGCTCTCCCACTACCTCTCGGTCGGCTGGCGGCGGGGCCTGGCCTTCCACCCGCTCTTCGCGCCCGACTGGTACATGGCCCAGCCCGGCGCCGGCCGCCACAGCCCGATCCCGCTCGTCGACTTCCTGCTGACGCCGGTCGGTGCCAAGCGAATCCCGCACCCGTTCGTCGAGCCGGGCCAGGCCAGGCCCGACATGCTGGATCGCCTGCTGGATGGCGGTGCGGAGCGATCGGCACCGGCGATCAACCGCCTGCGGTCGGATGGCTGGTTCCGTCGCGACGGCGGCAGCCGGCGCGGCTATCTGGCGGCCCGGCCGCGGCATCGGGCGGCGGGCCGCCGGCGGGTCGTCTTCGTCGGCCACGAAGCGAGCCGGTCGGGGGCACCGCTGATCCTCCTGCGCCTCATCGAGCATGCCGTGGCGACGGGCCTGCTCGAGCCGTTCGTCATCCTGGTCAAGGGCGGGGCGCTGCTCGACGCCTACGCCGCGACCGCGCACGTGCTGCTGGCCGAGCCGGGCGAGGCGCCGGGCGAGATGGTCCGCTACCTGCTGGACCGGCTGGCCGACGAGCCGCCCGCAGCCGGCCTCGTCAACACGATCGCCCGCCCGGACTTCCTGCCCGTCCTGGCCAGGGCCGGGCTGCCGCCGCACGTGATGGTCTACGAGCCACCGGACATGGCGCCGGCCAACGACGTGCGGGTCGTGGCCCTCCATGCCCACCGGCTGGTGTTCGCCTCGCACGACACCGCCGCCCGCTTTGCCCGACTGGCGCCCAACGCGAAGGGCACCAGCGTGGCGCTCCATGCCGGGTCGACGGCACCGACGCTGCGTGGGCTGAGCCGCCCGGACGAGCCGGCCGAGCTGATCGTGCTGGGCTGCGGCGTGCTGAGCTGGCGCAAGGGCATCGACTGGTTCGTGGCCGTCGCGCGCAAGGTCCTGGCCCTGCTGCCGGTCGACACGCCCGTGCGCTTCCGCTGGGTCGGCCCCAGCCAGCAGCGCCACCATGAAGGGGTCGACCTCTGGGCCGTCTATGACGCCGAAGCCTTCGGCGTCGGTCATCGGGTGGAGTTCGCAGGCCCGGTGGAAGACATGGCCGGCCACTATGCCGAGGCCGCCATCTTCCTCTGCACCTCGCGCGCGGACGCCTTTCCGGGCGTCGTCCTGGAGGCGATGGATGCCGGCCTACCCGTCATCGCCTTCGACGGCAGTGGCGGCGCGCCGGAAGCCCTGGCGGAAGGCGCCGGCATCATCGTGCCCTATGGCGATATCGACGCCATGGCGGCGGCGGCAGCGGCCCTGCTGCGATCGTCGACGGCGCGGCGGGAAATGGGCGCGCGGGCGGCCGATCGGATCGCCCGAAGCTATCGCTTCGCCGACTACACGGCCGCGGTTCTGCGCCCGATCCTGCCGGCGATCCGGGCCGAACAGATGGCCGGCGTCGCGATCGCCGGCATGAACGCCGGCATGAACGATACGGGCGCGACGCCGGCAACCGCCCCCGTCCCGGCCGTCGCGGCGAAACCGGCGCCCCGTCTCGACCCGTTGCGCGCCACCGTGCTGGTGGTGGTGGACGGCCGCGACAGCGAATCCGCTATCCTGGCGCTCAATCTCGCGGGCGTGCTGCGCCAGAGCCGGAACGTCGTCCTGGCCATCTGCGCCGCGCGGGCACTGGCGGTGACCGGACGGCTTGCCGCCCACGTCGTGGCCCTGCTCGACCTGGCGCAGATGCGCAATCCCGGTGGGCTCAAGATCGAGTTCGACCGTCTGGCGGACGAGCATCGGGTCGTGCGCGCGATCCTGGTCGGCACACTGCCCCCGGCGATCGCGATCACGCTGGCCGCGCGCTTCGTGCCGGCAGTGCATGTGCCGGCCCGCGCGCTGGGCAACGGCCCCGACCGCGAGATGGCGCTTTGGTCTCAGGCCGTGGTGGCGACGACACCCGCCATCGCCGATTCCGTGGCCGCCATGTTTCCGGAGCGCACCGCCCGCGACCGGCCCTGCTGGCCGGTCGGGCGGTCGCGCATCTGGACCGGCAGCGTGGCCGGGCGGCGCGCGGCCGTCGAGCGGTTGCAGGCCGCCCTGGGCGGCGGCGGCGGCGAGGGCCGGCCGCTGACGGTGCTGGGGGCGGGGCCGCCAACGCTGGAAGGCGGGTTCGACCGGTTCATGGACTGCGCGGCGCGCCTCGCCGAGCACGCCAACATCCGCTTCCTGTGGATATGCGATCCGGGCAGCACCGACAGCGCGGAATGGCAGGCGACGCGCCGGCGGCTGGCCGAGGATGCGCGCTATCGCCGGCTCGTGCCCTGGGGTGAGACACCCTCGCTCGATCCGGTCTATCCGCTGGCCGGGATATTCCTGGCGACGGGCGGCGGCGACCGCATCCCGACGGCCGTCGCGGGCGCGATGGAGCATCGCCTTCCCGTCGTGGCCTTTCGCGATGGAGGCGCGCTGGCAGCCTTGCTCGCCGGGAATGGCTGGCTTGTGGACGAGTTCGATGCCGCGGCGGCAGCGGCCGTCATCGCCCGCCTGGCCGGGGCCGTGGCCGAGCGGACGGCCGCCGGCCAGGCAGCCGAGCTGCTGGCACGAACCTTCCTGCCGATGGTGGAGTGGGTCGCGCAGGTCGACCGGCTGGCCATCGAGCGCGCGACCGATGCCGCGCGCGAGCAGGCCGACGTCGCCACCATCCTGGCCGACCCCGAGTTCGACCATGGAGAGTTCGCCGGCCCGGATAGGGACGCGGGCGAGCGCGCCTTCTCGGTCCTGACCCATGTCCGGCACTGGAGTGCGGGCTTCTGCCCCCGGCGGCCCGCCCCGGGGGTACATCCGGGCGTCCTACGGGAGAATGGCGGGCACGGATCCGGCGATCCCTTCGCCGGCCATATCCGGGCCGGCAAGCCCGCCGGGCCGGGACGCCGGGAGGTGATCGGGCCGGACGCGCAGCCCGGCGTCGAGACCGGCATGCGCGCGGCCCTGCACATCCACCTGTTCCATACCGACCTGGGGCCGGACCTGCTGCGCCGGCTGGCGGTCAATCGGCACCGCTGCGACCTGATCCTGACCACCGATACCCCGGCCAAGGCTCGCGAGATCGCATGGTCGCTAGGCGCGATGGAGAATGGGCGCGCACGCGTTGTCGTCGTGCCCAATCGCGGACGGGACCTGGGTGCCTTCCTGACCGGCGTCGGCGGCGGGATGCTGGCCGGATACGACGTCGTCGGCCACCTGCACGGCAAGAAGGCCAGGCACCAGTCGGACAGCCAGACGGAACGCTGGCGCGAGCGCCTGTTCCAGTCGCTGCTGGGCGAGGTCCATCCCATGATGGACGCCATCCTTGCCCGCTTCGCCGCCGACCCTCGCCTGGGCCTGGTCCACCCCGACGATCCGCACCTGATCGGCTGGGACGAGCGGCCGCCCAACGCGCCGACGTCGCCGCTGCGCAGCAACCGCCACTGGGCCGGCATGCTGGCACCGCGCCTGGGCCTCGACCGATTGCCGGCGTTCTTCGATTTCCCGGTCGGCAGCATGTTCTGGGCGCGGCGGGCCGCCCTGCAGCCGCTGTTCGACCTGGACCTGGGCTGGCAGGACTATCCCGACGAGCCGGTGGACCGCGACGGGACCGTCCTGCATGCGATCGAGCGCCTGTTCGGCATCGTGGCCGAACGGGCCGGCTACCGGGTCGCGGTCAGCCACGTACCGGGTTTCACCAGATAG
- a CDS encoding DUF1013 domain-containing protein, which translates to MTLPLMPKATAVWLVENTALTFQQIADFCGLHELEVQAIADGEVAAGMQGWDPVGNGQLTREEIARCEADPALRLKLIKANIPLPQAKGKGPRYTPISRRQDKPNAIAWLIRAHPELSDAQVSKLIGTTKPTIEKIRDRSHPDSQNIKPAHPVTLGLCTQVELDTALARAHKTRPPSQRPVDDLEEEQAY; encoded by the coding sequence ATGACCCTGCCGCTGATGCCGAAGGCCACCGCCGTGTGGCTGGTCGAGAACACGGCGCTCACCTTCCAGCAGATCGCCGATTTCTGCGGCCTGCACGAGCTTGAGGTGCAGGCGATCGCCGATGGCGAGGTCGCGGCGGGCATGCAGGGGTGGGACCCGGTCGGCAACGGCCAGTTGACGCGCGAGGAGATCGCCCGCTGCGAGGCCGACCCGGCCCTGCGGCTGAAGCTGATCAAGGCGAACATTCCCCTGCCCCAGGCCAAGGGCAAGGGCCCGCGCTACACGCCCATCAGCCGCCGCCAGGACAAGCCGAACGCCATTGCCTGGCTGATCCGCGCCCATCCGGAACTGTCCGACGCCCAGGTATCCAAGCTGATCGGCACCACCAAGCCGACCATCGAGAAGATCCGCGACCGCAGCCACCCGGATAGCCAGAACATCAAGCCGGCCCACCCCGTCACGCTTGGCCTGTGCACCCAGGTGGAACTGGATACCGCCCTGGCACGCGCCCACAAGACGCGCCCGCCCAGCCAGCGGCCGGTCGACGACCTGGAAGAGGAGCAGGCCTACTGA
- a CDS encoding SDR family NAD(P)-dependent oxidoreductase, translated as MRLANKVAIVTGAAQGIGLAIARRFVDEGARVMLADIGAERGAAAAAGLGANAAFLVCDVGCGQSAADLVAGTVARFGRVDVLVNNAGILHAAEFLDLEEADFDRVLRVNLKGTFLVGQAAARQMARQFAADGGRGSIVNLSSVTAKLAIPTAIPYVVSKAGVSQLTTAMAIALADKGVRVNAIGPGSIRTEMLQVMMNDETARRRILSRTPLGRCGEPEEIAAVALFLASEDSSYVTGQTIFADGGRMGLNYTVPVPE; from the coding sequence ATGCGTCTGGCGAACAAGGTGGCGATCGTGACCGGTGCGGCGCAGGGAATCGGCCTCGCCATCGCCCGCCGCTTCGTGGACGAGGGCGCGCGGGTGATGCTGGCCGACATCGGGGCGGAGCGCGGCGCGGCCGCAGCGGCCGGGCTGGGCGCCAATGCCGCCTTCCTGGTCTGCGACGTCGGCTGCGGCCAGTCGGCCGCCGACCTGGTGGCGGGCACCGTTGCCCGCTTCGGCCGGGTCGATGTCCTGGTGAACAATGCCGGCATCCTGCACGCGGCAGAATTCCTCGACCTGGAGGAGGCCGATTTCGACCGCGTGCTGCGCGTCAACCTGAAGGGCACGTTCCTGGTCGGCCAGGCCGCGGCCCGGCAGATGGCGCGCCAGTTCGCGGCCGATGGCGGGCGCGGCAGCATCGTGAACCTGTCGTCCGTCACGGCCAAGCTGGCCATCCCGACGGCCATTCCCTATGTCGTCAGCAAGGCCGGCGTCAGCCAGTTGACCACGGCGATGGCGATCGCGCTGGCCGACAAGGGGGTGCGGGTGAACGCGATCGGCCCCGGCAGCATCCGGACCGAGATGCTGCAGGTGATGATGAACGACGAGACGGCCCGCCGTCGCATCCTGTCGCGCACCCCGCTCGGCCGCTGCGGCGAGCCCGAGGAGATCGCCGCCGTGGCGCTGTTCCTCGCCAGCGAGGATTCGAGCTACGTCACCGGCCAGACCATCTTCGCCGATGGCGGCCGGATGGGCCTCAACTACACCGTGCCGGTGCCCGAATGA
- a CDS encoding GNAT family N-acetyltransferase — protein sequence MSLPDGYTDVPAGKLATVVTALEMLAPPAARPDPSPAPWTLRPAHRPDLDWYRDLYRRVGEDWLWFSRLRMADTALAAIIHDPGVAVFALAVDGRDEGLLELDFRAPGICELAFFGVTAGQLGSGAGRWLMNRAVEQAWSRPIGRLWVHTCTLDHPAALAFYIRSGFTPYQRQIEIADDPRLLGEAPRSAAAHIPML from the coding sequence ATGTCCCTGCCCGACGGCTATACCGACGTCCCCGCCGGCAAGCTCGCCACCGTCGTAACCGCGCTCGAGATGCTGGCGCCGCCGGCCGCCCGGCCCGACCCCTCGCCCGCGCCATGGACGCTGCGCCCGGCGCACCGCCCCGACCTCGACTGGTATCGCGATCTCTATCGCCGGGTGGGCGAGGACTGGCTCTGGTTCTCGCGCCTGCGCATGGCCGACACGGCGCTGGCCGCGATCATCCACGACCCCGGCGTGGCGGTGTTCGCGCTGGCGGTCGACGGGCGCGACGAGGGCCTGCTGGAACTCGACTTCCGCGCGCCCGGCATCTGCGAGCTGGCCTTCTTCGGAGTGACGGCCGGCCAGCTCGGCTCCGGCGCCGGGCGCTGGCTGATGAACCGGGCGGTCGAGCAGGCCTGGTCGCGGCCGATCGGGCGCCTGTGGGTGCATACCTGCACGCTGGACCACCCGGCAGCCCTTGCCTTCTATATCCGCTCGGGCTTCACCCCCTACCAGCGGCAGATCGAGATCGCCGACGACCCCCGCCTGCTGGGCGAGGCCCCGCGATCGGCCGCCGCCCACATCCCGATGCTTTAG